The Methylomonas sp. UP202 DNA window TAACGCTGGGCGGAATTTATCCGGGCAATAAACGTTAAGTGGAAAACGACGATCCGCAACCGCAAGTGGTCGTAGCGTTGGGGTTCCGAATGACGAATTGCGCGCCGGATAAATCTTCCTTGTAATCGATCTCGGCACCTTGCAAGTACTGAATGCTCATCGAGTCGATCAACACAGTGACGCCGTCCTTCTCGATTTGAGTATCGTCTTCGTT harbors:
- the erpA gene encoding iron-sulfur cluster insertion protein ErpA produces the protein MADAIVFTDNAARKVAGLIQEEGNDNLKLRVYISGGGCSGFQYGFTFDEDINEDDTQIEKDGVTVLIDSMSIQYLQGAEIDYKEDLSGAQFVIRNPNATTTCGCGSSFST